In Candidatus Sodalis pierantonius str. SOPE, one DNA window encodes the following:
- a CDS encoding IS5-like element ISSoEn1 family transposase translates to MAKQKFKITNWPAYNNALRQRGDMPVWLDESAIAAWTESTPPEHRGRPLHYTDMAITTVLMIKRVFNLSLRALQGFVDAIFKLMGLSLRCPDYSLVSRRAKTVDISIKTPTRGKISHLVIDGTGLKIFGEGEWKVRQHEAERRRVWRKLHLAVDSATHEIICADLSLSGTTDAQALPGLINQTHRKIREASADSAYDTRYCHDALLRKKIKPLIPPRSGAQYWPARYHERNHAVANQHLSGNNDTWKKKVGYHRRSLAETAMLRFKTLLGGHLSLHDYDAQVGEAMAMVKALNRITLLGMPNSVRIM, encoded by the coding sequence ATGGCAAAGCAAAAGTTTAAAATCACCAACTGGCCCGCATACAACAATGCGCTCAGGCAGCGGGGGGACATGCCAGTATGGCTTGATGAGTCAGCCATTGCTGCATGGACTGAGAGTACACCACCTGAACATCGTGGCCGGCCGCTTCACTACACCGATATGGCCATTACCACGGTTCTGATGATAAAGCGCGTGTTTAACCTTTCGCTCCGGGCGTTACAGGGTTTCGTTGACGCGATTTTTAAACTGATGGGGCTGTCGCTGCGCTGCCCAGATTACTCTCTGGTCAGCCGGCGAGCAAAAACCGTCGACATCAGCATAAAAACGCCAACCCGCGGCAAAATCTCACACCTGGTCATCGATGGCACCGGCCTAAAAATCTTCGGCGAAGGCGAATGGAAAGTCAGGCAGCATGAGGCTGAGAGGCGCAGAGTATGGCGCAAGCTTCATCTGGCAGTAGATAGCGCGACACATGAAATTATCTGTGCCGATTTATCGCTAAGCGGTACGACAGATGCGCAGGCGCTGCCCGGGCTGATTAACCAAACCCACCGGAAAATCAGGGAAGCGTCGGCTGACAGTGCTTACGATACGCGTTACTGTCATGATGCTCTGCTAAGGAAAAAAATAAAGCCGCTTATCCCACCGCGAAGTGGTGCGCAATATTGGCCAGCTCGATACCATGAGCGTAACCATGCGGTGGCAAATCAGCATCTGAGCGGCAATAACGATACCTGGAAAAAGAAAGTAGGTTATCACCGGCGTTCACTGGCTGAAACGGCTATGTTACGGTTTAAAACACTTCTGGGTGGTCATCTGAGTCTGCATGACTATGACGCGCAGGTAGGTGAGGCTATGGCAATGGTCAAAGCGCTTAACCGGATCACGCTGTTAGGAATGCCAAACAGCGTCCGCATCATGTAG
- the yfaE gene encoding class I ribonucleotide reductase maintenance protein YfaE: protein MAQPVIHLRQRSSALSCGGAHRSPLEAHQVPVEFQCRSGYCGACRLRLLAGEVKYHQEPLAFVGRGEILPCCCLPVDDIELEL, encoded by the coding sequence ATGGCCCAGCCTGTTATCCACCTGCGCCAACGCAGCTCAGCTCTCTCCTGCGGCGGGGCGCATCGTTCGCCGCTGGAGGCGCACCAGGTGCCGGTGGAATTCCAGTGCCGCTCCGGCTACTGCGGCGCCTGTCGCCTGCGCCTGCTGGCGGGAGAAGTGAAATACCACCAGGAGCCGCTGGCGTTTGTCGGCCGCGGGGAAATTCTGCCCTGCTGTTGCCTGCCGGTCGACGATATCGAGCTGGAGTTGTAG
- the rsuA gene encoding 16S rRNA pseudouridine(516) synthase RsuA yields the protein MRLDKFLSQQLGISRALVARELRAKRVTVDDEVIRQGAFQLLPEHQVRFDGNVLQQILTARYFMLHKPQGYVCSTDDPDHPTLLYFIDEPVPDKLHVAGRLDIDTTGLVLLTDDGQWSHRLTSPRHHCEKDYLVTLEQPLATETAERFAAGIMLRGENLPTRPARLEALSPQRVRLTLREGRYHQVKRMFAALGNRVIALHRERIGAIVLDAHLQPGEYRALTAEEIASVGLPTD from the coding sequence ATGCGACTGGACAAATTTTTATCTCAACAGCTGGGCATCAGCCGGGCCCTGGTGGCGCGCGAGCTGCGCGCCAAACGCGTCACCGTGGATGACGAGGTGATTCGGCAAGGGGCGTTCCAGCTGCTGCCTGAACACCAGGTGCGCTTTGACGGCAACGTGCTGCAGCAGATTCTGACCGCGCGCTATTTCATGCTGCACAAGCCCCAGGGTTATGTCTGTTCCACGGACGATCCCGATCATCCCACTCTCTTGTATTTCATTGATGAACCGGTGCCGGATAAGCTGCACGTCGCCGGCCGGCTGGACATTGATACCACCGGTCTGGTGCTGCTGACCGATGACGGGCAATGGTCGCACCGGCTAACGTCGCCGCGGCATCATTGCGAGAAAGACTATTTAGTGACGCTGGAACAGCCGCTGGCGACGGAGACCGCCGAGCGTTTCGCCGCCGGGATAATGCTGCGCGGCGAAAATCTGCCTACCCGTCCCGCCCGTTTGGAAGCGCTTTCGCCGCAGCGGGTCCGTCTGACCCTCAGAGAGGGACGCTATCACCAGGTTAAACGCATGTTCGCCGCGCTCGGCAATCGGGTGATAGCGCTGCATCGTGAGCGAATCGGCGCCATTGTGCTGGATGCGCATCTTCAGCCGGGGGAATACCGCGCGCTGACCGCCGAAGAGATCGCCAGTGTAGGTCTGCCGACGGATTGA
- the gyrA gene encoding DNA topoisomerase (ATP-hydrolyzing) subunit A — protein MSDLAREITPVNIEEELKRSYLDYAMSVIVGRALPDVRDGLKPVHRRVLFAMSVLGNNWNKPYKKSARVVGDVIGKYHPHGDTAVYDTIVRMAQPFSLRYMLVDGQGNFGSVDGDSAAAMRYTEVRMAKIAHELLADLEKETVDYVPNYDGTEQIPDVMPTRIPNLLVNGSSGIAVGMATNIPPHNLAEVIDGCLAYIDDENISVEGLMEHIPGPDFPTAAIINGRRGIEEAYRTGRGKIYIRARAEVETDGKTGRETIIVHEIPYQVNKARLIEKIAELVKEKRVEGISGLRDESDKDGMRIVIEIKRDAVGEVVLNNLYSLTQLQVSFGINMVALHQGQPKILPLKDILSAFVRHRREVVTRRTIFELRKARERAHILEALAVAVANIDPIIELIRQAPTPAEAKAALVARSRALGTVSATLERAGDAAARPEWLEPQYGIRDGQYYLTEQQAQAILDLRLQKLTGLEHEKLLDEYKELLTQIAELIRILQNPDRLMEVIREELVAIKEQYSDLRRTEITANTSDINIEDLINQEDVVVTLSHQGYVKYQPLTDYEAQRRGGKGKSAASIKEEDFIDRLLVANTHDTILLFSSRGRMYWMKVYQLPEASRGARGRPIVNLLPLESNERITAILPVRDYEEGRHVFMATASGTVKKTSLIEFSRPRSAGIIAVNLNDGDELIGVDLTDGSNEVMLFSAYGKVVRFPENQVRSMGRTAIGVRGINLADGDRVVSLIVPRGEGPILTVTQHGYGKRTAQAEYPTKSRATQGVISIKVSERNGEVVGAVQVDDCDQIMMITDAGTLVRTRVSEVSIVGRNTQGVTLIRTAQDEHVVGLQRVAEPVDDEDLDSVAIPDAAPEDDLMDADEADDGVSDDDDVDGERE, from the coding sequence ATGAGCGACCTTGCCAGAGAAATTACACCGGTCAATATCGAAGAAGAGCTGAAACGTTCTTATCTGGATTACGCCATGTCCGTCATCGTCGGACGCGCGTTGCCGGATGTGCGGGACGGACTCAAACCCGTACACCGTCGCGTGCTGTTTGCGATGAGCGTGCTCGGTAATAACTGGAATAAACCTTATAAAAAATCGGCGCGCGTCGTCGGCGACGTCATCGGTAAATATCACCCCCACGGGGATACCGCTGTCTACGACACCATCGTGCGTATGGCACAGCCGTTCTCGCTGCGTTACATGTTGGTGGATGGCCAGGGCAACTTCGGCTCCGTTGACGGCGACTCCGCCGCGGCGATGCGTTATACCGAAGTGCGCATGGCGAAAATTGCCCACGAATTGCTGGCGGATCTGGAAAAAGAGACCGTCGATTACGTGCCCAACTATGACGGCACCGAGCAAATTCCCGATGTCATGCCCACCAGGATCCCCAACCTGCTGGTCAACGGCTCTTCCGGCATCGCTGTGGGGATGGCCACCAACATTCCGCCGCACAACCTCGCGGAAGTCATCGACGGCTGCCTGGCCTATATCGACGATGAGAACATCAGCGTCGAAGGCCTGATGGAGCATATCCCCGGTCCCGATTTCCCCACCGCCGCCATCATCAATGGCCGGCGCGGCATCGAAGAGGCATACCGCACCGGGCGCGGCAAAATCTACATCCGCGCGCGCGCCGAGGTAGAAACGGACGGCAAAACCGGCCGCGAAACCATCATCGTGCATGAAATTCCCTATCAGGTGAATAAAGCGCGCCTGATTGAGAAAATCGCCGAGCTGGTCAAAGAAAAGCGCGTAGAGGGCATCAGCGGCCTGCGCGATGAATCCGACAAAGACGGTATGCGCATCGTCATTGAAATCAAACGTGACGCGGTTGGGGAGGTGGTGCTTAACAATCTGTACTCCCTGACCCAGCTGCAGGTGTCGTTCGGTATCAATATGGTGGCGCTGCATCAGGGGCAGCCGAAGATCCTGCCGCTGAAGGACATTTTATCCGCCTTTGTGCGCCATCGCCGCGAAGTGGTGACCCGCCGCACTATTTTTGAGCTGCGCAAGGCCCGCGAGCGTGCCCATATACTGGAAGCGCTGGCGGTGGCGGTGGCGAACATCGACCCGATTATCGAACTGATCCGCCAGGCGCCGACACCGGCTGAAGCGAAAGCCGCCCTGGTGGCGCGTTCGCGGGCGCTGGGCACCGTCTCCGCCACGCTGGAGCGCGCTGGCGACGCCGCCGCCCGACCCGAGTGGCTGGAGCCGCAGTACGGCATTCGCGACGGTCAATATTATCTGACCGAGCAGCAGGCCCAGGCGATTTTGGATCTGCGGCTGCAAAAACTGACCGGTCTGGAACACGAAAAACTGCTTGATGAATACAAGGAGCTGCTGACCCAGATAGCGGAACTTATCCGCATCCTGCAGAATCCGGACCGCCTGATGGAAGTGATCCGCGAAGAGCTTGTCGCCATTAAAGAGCAGTATAGCGATCTGCGCCGCACCGAGATTACCGCCAATACTTCGGATATCAATATCGAAGACCTGATTAATCAGGAAGATGTGGTAGTCACTCTGTCCCATCAGGGTTACGTGAAGTATCAGCCGTTGACGGACTATGAAGCGCAGCGCCGCGGCGGAAAAGGCAAGTCGGCGGCCAGCATCAAGGAAGAGGACTTCATCGACCGGCTGCTGGTGGCGAACACCCACGACACCATCTTGCTGTTCTCCAGCCGGGGACGAATGTATTGGATGAAGGTCTATCAGTTGCCGGAAGCCAGCCGCGGCGCCCGCGGCCGGCCGATAGTCAATCTGCTGCCGCTGGAGTCCAACGAACGTATCACCGCCATTTTGCCGGTGCGTGATTATGAAGAAGGACGCCACGTCTTTATGGCGACCGCCAGCGGCACCGTGAAGAAAACCTCGCTTATCGAGTTTAGCCGCCCGCGCAGCGCCGGGATTATCGCCGTTAATCTTAACGATGGCGATGAGCTGATCGGGGTGGATCTGACCGACGGCAGCAACGAAGTTATGCTGTTCTCCGCCTATGGCAAAGTGGTGCGTTTCCCGGAAAATCAGGTGCGCAGCATGGGGCGGACCGCGATCGGCGTCCGGGGGATCAATCTGGCGGACGGCGACCGGGTGGTGTCCCTCATCGTGCCGCGCGGCGAGGGGCCAATATTGACGGTCACCCAGCACGGCTATGGCAAGCGTACCGCGCAGGCCGAATACCCGACCAAGTCCCGCGCGACCCAGGGCGTTATCTCCATTAAGGTGAGCGAACGCAACGGCGAAGTGGTGGGGGCGGTGCAGGTGGATGACTGCGACCAGATCATGATGATAACGGACGCCGGCACGCTGGTGCGCACGCGGGTTTCCGAGGTGAGCATCGTCGGGCGCAACACCCAGGGCGTGACGCTTATCCGCACCGCGCAGGATGAGCACGTGGTGGGGCTGCAGCGCGTCGCCGAACCGGTGGACGATGAGGATTTGGATTCGGTGGCGATCCCGGATGCGGCGCCTGAAGACGACCTCATGGATGCCGATGAAGCGGATGATGGCGTCAGCGATGACGATGATGTCGACGGTGAACGCGAATAA
- the ubiG gene encoding bifunctional 2-polyprenyl-6-hydroxyphenol methylase/3-demethylubiquinol 3-O-methyltransferase UbiG produces the protein MTPEVSKEADHNAPPRQENVDPGEIAKFDAVAARWWDLDGEFKPLHRINPLRLDYILERAGGLFGKNVLDVGCGGGILAESMAREGAKVTGLDMGAEPLAVAQLHALESGVALDYRQETVEAHAEAHPGAYDVVTCMEMLEHVPDPASIVRACARLVKPGGEVFFSTLNRNPKAWLMAIVGAEYVLRLVPRGTHDINKFIKPAELLGWVDDTPLREQHIIGLHYNPLRDRFYLGGNVDVNYMLHTHRQA, from the coding sequence ATGACCCCCGAAGTAAGTAAAGAAGCGGACCATAACGCCCCGCCCCGTCAGGAAAATGTCGATCCGGGCGAAATCGCCAAATTCGACGCCGTCGCCGCCCGCTGGTGGGATCTTGACGGCGAATTCAAGCCGCTGCACCGCATCAATCCCCTGCGCTTGGATTATATTCTCGAACGCGCCGGCGGGCTGTTTGGAAAAAACGTGCTGGACGTCGGCTGCGGGGGCGGCATTCTGGCGGAAAGCATGGCGCGCGAAGGGGCGAAGGTGACCGGTCTGGATATGGGCGCCGAACCGCTGGCGGTGGCCCAGTTGCACGCCTTGGAAAGCGGCGTGGCCCTGGATTATCGCCAAGAGACGGTCGAGGCGCACGCCGAGGCGCATCCCGGCGCCTATGATGTGGTGACCTGTATGGAAATGCTGGAGCATGTGCCGGATCCGGCGTCTATCGTCCGCGCCTGCGCGCGGTTGGTGAAACCGGGCGGCGAGGTGTTTTTTTCGACGCTGAACCGTAATCCGAAGGCCTGGCTCATGGCCATCGTCGGCGCCGAATATGTGTTGCGCCTGGTGCCGCGGGGCACGCATGATATCAATAAATTCATCAAACCCGCCGAGCTACTGGGTTGGGTGGACGACACCCCGCTGCGCGAGCAGCATATTATCGGTTTGCATTACAATCCGCTGCGGGATCGTTTCTATTTGGGTGGTAACGTGGATGTGAATTATATGCTGCATACGCACCGGCAAGCGTAA
- the nrdA gene encoding class 1a ribonucleoside-diphosphate reductase subunit alpha — translation MNQSLLVTKRDGRKETINLDKIHRVIDWAAEGLENVSVSQVELRSHIQFYDGIKTADIHETIIKAAADLISREAPDYQYLAARLAVFHLRKKAYGRFEPPKLYEHVSRLVEMGKYDKHLLTDYSADEFKQMDGFIDHWRDMNFSYAAVKQLEGKYLAQNRVTGEIYESAQFLYMLVATCLFSGYPRAARLDYVKRFYDAVSTFKISLPTPIMSGVRTPTRQFSSCVLIECGDSLDSINATSSAIVKYVSQRAGIGINAGRIRALGSPIRGGEAFHTGCIPFYKHFQTAVKSCSQGGVRGGAATLFYPMWHLEVESLLVLKNNRGVEANRVRHMDYGVQLNKLMYQRLVKGEDITLFSPSDVPGLYDAFFADQDEFERLYTQYEQDSSIRQRRIKAVELFSLMMQERASTGRIYVQNVDHCNTHSPFDAAVAPIRQSNLCLEIALPTKPLEDVNDDSGEIALCTLSAFNLGAIDSLDDLGELATLAVRALDALLDYQDYPIPAAKRGAMGRRTLGVGVINFAYYLAKHGVRYSDGSANNLTHRTFEAIQYYLLKASNDLARERGACPWFNETTYAQGILPVDTYKKDLDSIVSEPLHYDWEALRADIKQHGLRNSTLSALMPSETSSQISNATNGIEPPRGLVSIKASKDGILRQVVPESIRLQEAYELLWEMPSNDGYLHLVGVMQKFVDQAISANTNYDPSRFPAGKVPMKQLLKDLLTAYKFGVKAMYYQNTRDGAEDAQEDMQSTQQDDCESGACKI, via the coding sequence ATGAACCAGAGTCTGCTAGTCACCAAGCGCGACGGACGTAAAGAAACCATTAACCTCGATAAAATCCACCGGGTCATCGACTGGGCGGCCGAAGGGTTGGAAAACGTTTCCGTTTCCCAGGTGGAATTACGTTCCCATATCCAGTTCTACGACGGCATCAAAACCGCCGATATCCACGAAACCATTATCAAAGCCGCGGCGGATCTGATTTCGCGCGAGGCGCCCGACTACCAGTATCTCGCCGCCCGGCTGGCGGTGTTCCATTTGCGCAAAAAAGCCTACGGCCGGTTTGAGCCACCGAAACTCTACGAACACGTCTCGCGTCTGGTCGAGATGGGCAAATACGATAAACATTTGCTAACGGACTACAGCGCCGACGAATTTAAGCAGATGGACGGGTTTATCGATCACTGGCGCGATATGAACTTCTCCTATGCCGCCGTCAAACAGCTTGAAGGGAAGTATCTGGCGCAAAACCGGGTAACCGGCGAGATTTACGAGAGCGCCCAGTTTCTCTATATGCTGGTGGCCACCTGCCTGTTTTCCGGCTACCCGCGCGCGGCCCGCCTCGACTACGTCAAAAGGTTCTACGACGCGGTGTCGACGTTTAAAATTTCGCTGCCGACGCCGATTATGTCCGGCGTACGCACCCCGACCCGTCAGTTCAGTTCCTGCGTGCTCATTGAATGCGGCGATAGCCTCGACTCCATTAACGCCACCTCCAGCGCGATTGTGAAATACGTTTCCCAGCGTGCGGGGATTGGCATTAACGCCGGCCGCATCCGCGCGCTGGGCAGCCCGATCCGCGGCGGCGAGGCTTTCCACACCGGCTGTATTCCGTTTTATAAACATTTCCAGACCGCGGTCAAATCCTGCTCGCAGGGCGGCGTGCGCGGCGGCGCGGCCACCTTGTTCTACCCCATGTGGCATCTGGAAGTGGAAAGCCTGCTGGTGCTGAAAAACAACCGCGGCGTGGAAGCCAACCGGGTGCGCCATATGGATTACGGCGTGCAGCTTAACAAACTGATGTACCAGCGCCTGGTCAAGGGTGAGGACATTACGCTGTTTAGCCCCTCCGACGTACCGGGGCTGTATGACGCCTTTTTCGCCGATCAGGATGAATTCGAGCGGCTGTACACCCAGTATGAGCAGGACAGCAGCATCCGTCAGCGCCGCATCAAGGCGGTGGAACTGTTCTCGCTAATGATGCAAGAGCGCGCTTCTACCGGCCGTATCTATGTGCAGAATGTGGATCATTGCAACACCCACAGCCCGTTCGACGCCGCGGTGGCGCCGATCCGCCAGTCCAACCTGTGCCTGGAAATCGCCCTACCCACCAAGCCGCTCGAGGATGTTAACGACGACAGCGGCGAAATCGCCCTGTGTACTCTGTCGGCCTTCAACCTGGGGGCAATCGATAGCCTGGATGATTTGGGCGAACTGGCGACGCTTGCGGTGCGCGCCCTCGATGCGTTGCTCGACTATCAGGACTATCCGATCCCGGCCGCCAAGCGCGGCGCCATGGGTCGCCGCACCCTCGGCGTGGGGGTGATTAACTTTGCGTACTATCTGGCCAAGCATGGCGTACGCTACTCCGACGGCAGCGCCAATAACCTGACCCACCGTACGTTTGAAGCTATTCAGTACTACCTGTTGAAAGCCTCAAACGATCTGGCCCGTGAGCGCGGCGCCTGCCCGTGGTTTAATGAGACCACCTATGCGCAGGGTATCCTGCCCGTGGACACCTATAAAAAAGATCTCGACAGCATCGTCAGCGAACCGCTGCATTACGATTGGGAAGCGCTGCGCGCGGATATCAAGCAGCACGGCTTGCGTAACTCTACCCTGTCGGCGCTGATGCCGTCGGAAACGTCTTCGCAGATTTCCAACGCCACCAACGGTATCGAGCCGCCGCGCGGCCTGGTAAGCATCAAAGCCTCCAAAGACGGTATTCTGCGCCAGGTGGTGCCGGAGTCCATCCGTTTGCAGGAAGCCTATGAGCTGCTGTGGGAAATGCCGAGCAACGATGGTTACCTACACTTGGTGGGCGTGATGCAGAAATTCGTCGATCAGGCCATCTCCGCCAATACCAATTATGACCCGTCCCGGTTCCCGGCCGGTAAAGTCCCGATGAAGCAGCTATTGAAGGATTTGCTGACCGCGTACAAGTTCGGGGTGAAGGCTATGTATTACCAGAATACCCGCGACGGGGCGGAAGACGCTCAGGAAGACATGCAGTCGACGCAGCAGGACGATTGCGAAAGCGGCGCCTGCAAGATTTGA
- a CDS encoding tyrosine-type recombinase/integrase, with translation MMLAFLETTRIGCINLCLADVLHQLRELSEGEGHIVADKRHPQFAQDTISKAFLKARRLSGLAWQGKAPSFHEIRSLAARLYTDEKRRDYAQNLLGHKNAATTDKYRDVRGSEWAEI, from the coding sequence ATGATGCTGGCGTTTCTTGAAACAACCAGGATTGGATGTATCAACTTGTGCCTCGCTGATGTCCTGCACCAACTTCGGGAATTAAGCGAAGGAGAGGGCCATATCGTAGCAGACAAAAGGCATCCACAGTTTGCACAGGACACCATATCGAAGGCATTCCTAAAAGCCCGTCGCTTATCAGGATTAGCGTGGCAAGGCAAAGCGCCATCATTTCACGAAATCAGAAGTCTTGCGGCACGTCTCTACACCGACGAAAAAAGACGGGATTATGCACAAAATTTGTTAGGACACAAAAACGCCGCAACGACGGACAAGTACCGAGATGTGAGAGGGTCGGAATGGGCGGAAATATAA
- the nrdB gene encoding class Ia ribonucleoside-diphosphate reductase subunit beta, translated as MAYTTFSQVKNNQLLEPMFFGQSVNVARFDQQKYDIFEKLIEKQLSFFWRPEEVDVSRDRIDYQALPEHEKHIFISNLKYQTLLDSIQGRSPNVALLPLISIPELETWVETWAFSETIHSRSYTHIIRNIVNDPSLVFDDIVTNEEILKRAKDISGYYDGLIELTSYYHLLGEGTHQVNGKTVVVNLHELKKKLYLCLMSVNALEAIRFYVSFACSFAFAERELMEGNAKIIRLIARDEALHLTGTQHMLNLMCSGEDDPEMAEIARECQQESYDLFLLAAQQEKDWASYLFRDGSMIGLNKDILCQYVEYITNIRMQAVGLDLPFTTRSNPIPWINSWLVSDNVQVAPQEVEVSSYLVGQIDAEVNSDDLSDFQL; from the coding sequence ATGGCCTATACCACGTTTTCACAAGTTAAAAATAACCAACTGCTGGAGCCGATGTTTTTCGGTCAGTCGGTGAATGTCGCCCGTTTCGATCAGCAGAAATACGACATTTTTGAGAAGCTGATTGAGAAACAATTGTCGTTCTTCTGGCGTCCGGAAGAAGTGGATGTGTCGCGCGATCGCATCGACTATCAAGCGCTGCCGGAGCACGAAAAACATATTTTTATCAGCAATCTCAAGTATCAGACGCTGCTGGATTCCATCCAGGGCCGCAGCCCCAATGTCGCGCTGCTGCCGCTGATATCGATACCGGAACTGGAAACCTGGGTGGAAACCTGGGCGTTTTCAGAAACTATCCATTCGCGCTCCTACACTCACATTATCCGCAACATCGTCAACGATCCGTCGCTGGTGTTCGACGATATCGTCACCAATGAGGAGATCCTGAAACGCGCCAAGGATATTTCCGGCTATTACGACGGTCTTATCGAGCTGACCAGCTATTATCATCTGCTGGGGGAAGGCACGCACCAGGTCAACGGCAAAACGGTGGTGGTGAATCTGCATGAGCTAAAGAAAAAGCTCTATTTGTGCCTGATGAGCGTCAACGCGCTGGAGGCGATCCGTTTCTACGTCAGTTTTGCCTGCTCGTTCGCCTTCGCCGAGCGCGAATTGATGGAGGGCAACGCTAAAATCATTCGCCTCATCGCCCGCGACGAAGCACTGCACCTGACCGGCACCCAGCATATGCTCAACCTGATGTGCTCCGGCGAGGACGATCCCGAAATGGCCGAGATTGCGCGCGAATGTCAGCAGGAAAGCTATGATCTGTTCTTGCTGGCGGCGCAACAGGAGAAAGACTGGGCGAGCTATCTGTTCCGCGACGGGTCGATGATTGGCTTGAACAAAGATATTCTGTGTCAGTATGTGGAATACATCACCAATATCCGCATGCAGGCGGTCGGTCTCGATCTGCCCTTTACCACCCGCTCCAACCCGATTCCGTGGATCAACTCCTGGCTGGTGTCGGATAACGTTCAGGTGGCGCCGCAGGAGGTGGAAGTAAGCTCCTATCTGGTAGGGCAAATTGATGCCGAAGTTAACAGCGACGACCTCAGCGACTTCCAGCTGTAA
- a CDS encoding Bro-N domain-containing protein, translating into MTTLSIVPFSFEKHEVRTIILNGEPWFVGIDVCSALGISNNRDALGKLDDDEKTTVALTYSQPRTGAQRISLISESGMFTLVLRCRDAVKQGTLPHRFCKWVTSEVLPSIRKTGKYEHPVYKPESHELFTANDTSNLARLIWHMSHNFRFKQAWNNSIWYALREVTGIPSPQPMEVRHIPHIARECERIWTIIERLQSAMVEAEKRTIRQLVRKRENVDSMMSEIDSLLIEASQSNAFMLTDTLTRWHKSELGQFAQSH; encoded by the coding sequence ATGACCACACTGTCTATTGTTCCATTCTCTTTTGAAAAGCATGAAGTGCGCACAATCATTTTAAACGGCGAACCGTGGTTCGTTGGTATTGACGTGTGTTCTGCACTCGGAATAAGCAACAACAGAGATGCCTTAGGCAAGTTGGACGACGACGAAAAGACGACCGTCGCTTTAACCTACAGTCAGCCAAGGACGGGCGCTCAGCGCATTTCTTTGATATCCGAATCCGGCATGTTCACCCTGGTATTACGCTGCCGCGATGCTGTGAAGCAAGGCACCCTGCCTCATCGTTTCTGCAAGTGGGTAACGAGTGAAGTGCTTCCCTCAATTCGCAAGACTGGCAAGTACGAGCATCCCGTCTACAAGCCCGAGTCCCATGAACTTTTCACCGCTAACGATACTTCCAACCTCGCCCGCCTGATTTGGCACATGAGCCATAACTTCCGCTTTAAGCAAGCATGGAATAACAGCATCTGGTACGCCCTACGCGAAGTCACAGGCATCCCCTCACCCCAGCCGATGGAAGTCCGCCATATCCCGCATATTGCCAGAGAATGCGAACGCATATGGACTATTATCGAACGTCTGCAATCGGCTATGGTAGAGGCTGAGAAACGAACCATCCGGCAACTAGTGCGCAAGCGGGAGAACGTGGATAGCATGATGAGCGAAATCGATAGCTTGCTCATTGAGGCCAGCCAGAGTAACGCCTTCATGCTCACCGATACGCTGACCCGTTGGCACAAGTCTGAACTCGGCCAGTTCGCGCAAAGTCACTGA
- the rplY gene encoding 50S ribosomal protein L25, with product MLTINAEIRKDQGKGASRRLRLANKFPAIVYGGAEAPVAIELDHDIVLNTQTKEGFYTDVLALVIDGKESKVKVQAVQRHPFKPKLTHIDFVRA from the coding sequence ATGTTAACTATCAATGCTGAAATCCGCAAAGACCAGGGCAAGGGTGCGAGCCGCCGCCTGCGTCTCGCGAACAAGTTCCCGGCCATCGTTTACGGCGGTGCTGAAGCACCGGTCGCCATCGAGCTGGATCATGATATCGTTTTGAACACCCAGACCAAAGAAGGCTTTTACACCGACGTTCTGGCCCTGGTCATCGACGGTAAAGAAAGCAAAGTGAAGGTGCAGGCGGTGCAGCGTCATCCGTTCAAACCGAAACTGACCCATATCGACTTCGTTCGCGCTTAA
- a CDS encoding YejL family protein, whose product MPQASRYSDEQVEVLLAELAAVLEKHRTPTDLALMVLGNMVTHVISTRVAPEMRGTLVKSFTDTLHASVPLPDTH is encoded by the coding sequence ATGCCACAAGCATCCCGTTACAGTGACGAACAGGTAGAGGTCCTGCTTGCCGAGCTGGCAGCGGTACTGGAAAAACATCGTACGCCGACCGATCTCGCGCTGATGGTCCTGGGGAATATGGTTACCCATGTGATTAGCACCCGCGTTGCGCCGGAGATGCGCGGCACGCTGGTAAAATCGTTCACCGATACCCTGCATGCTTCGGTGCCGCTTCCCGACACGCATTAA